The following are from one region of the Desulfovibrio legallii genome:
- a CDS encoding cupin domain-containing protein has translation MQHFFKNLDYATPLPLAAQVDCRPGQIASKTLVQNPAVGLTLFAFDAGEEISSHTSTGDALVQVLEGALEVTIAGTTQPVRAGEVIVMPAGQPHAVRAVERSAMLLTVVFAPQAGE, from the coding sequence ATGCAACACTTCTTCAAAAATCTCGACTACGCCACCCCGCTGCCTCTGGCGGCGCAGGTAGATTGCCGCCCCGGCCAGATCGCCAGCAAGACCCTGGTGCAGAACCCGGCCGTGGGGCTGACCCTGTTCGCCTTTGACGCGGGCGAAGAAATCAGCAGCCACACCTCCACGGGCGATGCGCTTGTGCAGGTGCTGGAAGGCGCGCTGGAAGTGACCATAGCGGGCACGACGCAGCCCGTGCGCGCGGGCGAGGTCATCGTCATGCCCGCAGGCCAGCCCCACGCCGTGCGCGCCGTGGAGCGCAGCGCCATGCTGCTGACTGTTGTTTTCGCCCCCCAGGCCGGGGAATAG
- the hcp gene encoding hydroxylamine reductase, whose translation MFCYQCQETVGNKGCTQMGVCGKKPRTAALQDALIYATKGLGEVTTRLRAQGAAVDHDIDRLVTGNLFATITNANFDDAILARRVRETCAATKKLRTGLPDAAGLTDAALWEAGDDEAILARAATVGVLATPDDDVRSLRWLITYGLKGMAAYAKHADVLGRHDKGLDAFMQKTLAQTLDNSLSVPELVNLTLETGKAGVTAMALLDAANTGAYGHPEITTVDLGVGNRPGILISGHDLRDLEMLLEQTEGTGVDVYTHGEMLPAHYYPAFKKYSHFKGNYGNAWWRQKEEFESFNGPVLLTTNCLVPPKESYKDRIYTTDIVGFPGCKHISGEVGERKDFSALIAHAKTCPPPTEIETGSIVGGFAHNQVLALADKVVEAVKSGAIKKFVVMAGCDGRAKSRSYYTEFAEALPKDTVILTAGCAKYRYNKLNLGDIGGIPRVLDAGQCNDSYSLAVIALKLKEVFGLDDVNDLPIVYNIAWYEQKAVIVLLALLALGVKNIHLGPTLPAFLSPNVAKVLVEQFNIAGITTPQDDLKAFFG comes from the coding sequence ATGTTCTGCTACCAGTGTCAGGAAACCGTTGGCAACAAGGGCTGCACCCAGATGGGCGTGTGCGGCAAAAAGCCCCGTACCGCCGCCCTGCAGGACGCCCTGATATACGCCACCAAAGGGCTGGGCGAGGTAACCACCAGGCTGCGCGCCCAGGGCGCCGCCGTGGACCACGACATTGACCGCCTGGTGACTGGCAACCTCTTTGCCACCATCACCAACGCCAACTTTGACGATGCTATTCTGGCCCGGCGCGTGCGCGAAACCTGTGCCGCCACCAAAAAGCTGCGGACGGGCCTGCCCGATGCCGCGGGCCTGACCGACGCCGCCCTGTGGGAAGCCGGCGATGACGAAGCCATTCTGGCCAGAGCCGCCACCGTGGGCGTGCTGGCCACCCCGGACGACGACGTACGCTCCCTGCGCTGGCTCATCACTTACGGCCTCAAGGGCATGGCCGCCTACGCCAAGCACGCGGACGTGCTGGGCCGCCACGACAAGGGCCTGGACGCCTTCATGCAGAAGACTCTGGCCCAAACCCTGGACAACAGCCTCAGCGTGCCCGAACTGGTCAATCTGACGCTGGAGACGGGCAAGGCCGGCGTTACGGCCATGGCCCTGCTGGACGCGGCCAATACCGGGGCTTACGGCCATCCGGAAATCACCACGGTGGACCTTGGCGTGGGCAACCGGCCCGGCATCCTCATCTCCGGCCACGACCTGCGCGACCTGGAAATGCTGCTGGAGCAGACCGAGGGCACGGGCGTGGACGTTTACACCCACGGCGAGATGCTGCCCGCCCACTACTATCCGGCCTTCAAGAAATACAGCCACTTCAAGGGCAACTACGGCAATGCCTGGTGGCGGCAGAAGGAAGAGTTTGAGAGCTTCAACGGCCCCGTGCTGCTGACCACCAACTGTCTGGTGCCGCCCAAGGAAAGCTATAAGGACCGCATCTACACCACGGACATCGTGGGCTTTCCCGGCTGCAAGCACATTTCCGGCGAAGTGGGCGAACGCAAGGACTTTTCCGCCCTCATCGCTCACGCCAAAACCTGCCCGCCGCCCACGGAAATCGAAACGGGCTCCATTGTGGGCGGTTTTGCCCACAATCAGGTGCTGGCCCTGGCGGACAAGGTGGTAGAAGCCGTCAAGTCCGGCGCCATCAAGAAGTTTGTGGTCATGGCGGGCTGCGACGGCCGGGCCAAGTCCCGTTCCTACTACACGGAGTTCGCCGAAGCCCTGCCCAAGGACACGGTGATCCTCACGGCGGGCTGCGCCAAATACCGCTACAACAAGCTCAACCTGGGCGACATCGGCGGCATCCCCCGCGTGCTGGACGCCGGGCAGTGCAACGACTCCTATTCCCTGGCCGTCATCGCTCTGAAACTCAAGGAAGTCTTCGGCCTGGACGACGTCAACGACCTGCCCATCGTCTACAACATCGCCTGGTACGAGCAGAAGGCCGTCATTGTGCTGCTGGCCCTGCTGGCCCTGGGCGTGAAAAACATCCACCTGGGCCCCACCCTGCCCGCCTTCCTCTCGCCCAACGTGGCCAAGGTGCTGGTGGAGCAGTTCAACATCGCGGGCATCACCACCCCGCAGGACGACCTCAAGGCCTTTTTCGGCTAG